The following are encoded together in the Microterricola viridarii genome:
- a CDS encoding 3-isopropylmalate dehydrogenase produces MSRVVKLAVIPGDGIGPEVIAEALKVLDAATAGSDVTIDSTHFSLGAARFLETGDVLTDADLGSIKEHDAILLGAVGGVPGDPRLANANIERGLLLKLRFSLDHYVNLRPSVLYPGVPSPLAAPGDVDFVVVREGTEGPYVGNGGAIRQGTPHEVANEVSVNTAFGVERVVRHAFAVASARPRKKLTLVHKTNVLVFAGSLWQRTVNAVAAEFPDVTVDYLHVDAATIFLVTDPARFDVIVTDNLFGDILTDLAAAISGGIGLAASGNINPSGQFPSMFEPVHGSAPDIAGKQLADPTAAILSVALLLAHLGLEAAAENVNRAVVADIAARTGQPRATAAIGDAIVSTLSID; encoded by the coding sequence ATGTCCCGTGTCGTGAAACTTGCTGTCATCCCCGGTGACGGGATTGGTCCAGAGGTGATCGCCGAGGCGCTCAAGGTCTTGGATGCCGCGACCGCCGGCAGCGACGTCACCATCGACAGCACGCACTTCTCGCTCGGCGCCGCCCGGTTCCTCGAAACCGGCGATGTGCTCACGGACGCCGACCTCGGCAGCATCAAGGAGCACGACGCCATCCTGCTCGGCGCCGTCGGCGGTGTGCCCGGCGACCCTCGCCTGGCGAACGCCAACATCGAGCGCGGGCTGCTGCTGAAGCTCCGCTTCAGCCTCGACCACTACGTCAACCTGCGCCCGAGCGTGCTCTACCCCGGCGTGCCCAGCCCGCTGGCCGCCCCCGGCGACGTCGACTTCGTCGTCGTGCGCGAAGGCACAGAGGGCCCGTACGTCGGCAACGGCGGCGCGATTCGCCAGGGCACGCCGCACGAGGTCGCCAACGAGGTCTCGGTGAACACCGCGTTCGGGGTCGAGCGCGTCGTGCGCCACGCCTTCGCCGTGGCATCCGCCCGCCCGCGCAAGAAGCTCACCCTCGTGCACAAGACCAACGTCCTGGTCTTTGCCGGCTCGCTCTGGCAGCGCACCGTGAACGCGGTCGCCGCCGAGTTCCCCGACGTCACCGTCGACTACCTGCACGTTGACGCCGCGACGATCTTCTTGGTGACGGATCCTGCTAGATTTGACGTCATCGTCACAGACAATCTCTTCGGCGACATCCTCACCGATCTGGCGGCCGCAATCAGCGGCGGCATCGGCCTCGCTGCCTCGGGCAACATCAACCCGAGCGGCCAGTTCCCCAGCATGTTCGAACCGGTCCACGGATCGGCCCCCGACATCGCAGGCAAGCAACTGGCCGACCCCACCGCAGCGATCCTCTCCGTCGCACTGCTTCTGGCCCACCTCGGCCTCGAAGCGGCTGCCGAGAACGTCAACCGCGCGGTCGTCGCCGACATCGCAGCACGCACGGGCCAGCCCCGCGCCACCGCTGCCATCGGCGACGCTATCGTCAGCACCCTCTCCATCGACTAG
- a CDS encoding branched-chain amino acid aminotransferase: MTNTDSTPAPLEFAVTRNLVGTSDAARAEILADPGFGNHFTDHMVDICWSVKGGWHRPRVQPYGPIPLDPAAAVLHYSQTIFEGMKAYRHEDGSIWTFRPEANAARLQRSAQRLALPELPTEYFLESLKQLIAVDGAWVPTEEDQSLYIRPFMFAKEAFLGVRAAEKVAYYVIASPAGAYFPGGVKPISIWLSTDYARAGRGGTGAAKTGGNYASSLLPQAEAYAQGCAQVLFLDSSEGKYLEELGGMNVVLVYKDGRVVTPESPSILAGITLDSVLQLARDRGLQVEQRRVTLAEWQEGVASGDITEVFACGTAAVITPIAQLRNNEVTIGDADAPAGPLTMSLREELTDIQYGRRPDKHGWLTRLDA; the protein is encoded by the coding sequence ATGACCAACACCGACAGCACCCCAGCCCCGCTCGAATTCGCCGTCACCCGCAACCTCGTGGGCACCTCGGATGCCGCCCGCGCCGAGATCCTCGCCGACCCCGGCTTCGGCAACCACTTCACCGACCACATGGTCGACATCTGCTGGTCGGTCAAGGGCGGCTGGCACCGCCCGCGAGTGCAGCCGTACGGGCCGATCCCGCTGGACCCGGCCGCCGCCGTGCTGCACTACTCGCAGACCATCTTCGAGGGCATGAAGGCCTACCGGCACGAGGACGGCTCCATCTGGACGTTCCGCCCGGAGGCGAACGCTGCACGCCTGCAGCGCTCCGCCCAGCGCCTGGCCCTGCCCGAGCTGCCGACGGAGTACTTCCTCGAGTCGCTCAAGCAGCTCATCGCCGTCGACGGCGCCTGGGTGCCGACCGAGGAGGACCAGAGCCTCTACATCCGCCCGTTCATGTTCGCCAAGGAGGCCTTCCTCGGCGTGCGCGCGGCAGAGAAGGTCGCCTACTACGTCATCGCCAGCCCCGCCGGTGCGTACTTCCCCGGTGGCGTGAAGCCGATCTCGATCTGGCTCTCCACCGACTACGCCCGCGCCGGCCGCGGCGGAACCGGTGCGGCCAAGACCGGCGGCAACTACGCCTCCAGCCTGCTGCCGCAGGCAGAGGCCTACGCGCAGGGCTGCGCCCAGGTGCTCTTCCTCGATTCCTCTGAGGGCAAGTACCTCGAGGAGCTCGGCGGCATGAACGTCGTCCTCGTCTACAAGGACGGCCGCGTCGTCACGCCGGAGTCGCCCAGCATCCTCGCGGGCATCACGCTCGACTCGGTGCTGCAGCTGGCTCGCGACCGCGGACTCCAGGTGGAGCAGCGCCGCGTCACGCTGGCCGAGTGGCAGGAGGGCGTGGCATCCGGCGACATCACCGAGGTGTTCGCCTGCGGCACCGCCGCCGTCATCACCCCGATCGCCCAGCTGCGCAACAACGAGGTCACGATCGGCGATGCCGACGCGCCCGCCGGGCCGCTGACCATGTCGTTGCGCGAAGAGCTCACCGACATCCAGTACGGCCGTCGCCCAGACAAGCACGGCTGGCTCACGCGCCTCGACGCGTAG
- a CDS encoding fumarylacetoacetate hydrolase family protein produces the protein MKIARFSHDSRIAYGIVDETDLVVLAADPMFAGLDTTGERVPLADAVLLAPVIPRSKVIGLDRGYYPDDVAKETQEDGGDHRLEPQFFLKPNTTVVGPNDRVILPAASAAVHAEAELAIVIGKIAKNVPVEGASDVIFGYTVANDLTAVDLMKGDDHIARAKSFDGFCPIGPYIETEFEPDTAVVTGAVNGAVTQSAEMTLRRHSPAEIVSFLSTCFTLLPGDVILTGAPAKSFAVQHGDTVTVSVDGIGSLSNPVARLS, from the coding sequence ATGAAGATCGCCCGGTTCAGCCACGACTCCCGCATCGCCTACGGCATCGTCGACGAGACCGACCTCGTCGTGCTCGCCGCCGACCCCATGTTCGCCGGCCTCGACACGACGGGGGAGCGGGTGCCGTTGGCCGACGCCGTGTTGCTGGCCCCGGTCATCCCGCGCTCCAAGGTCATCGGCCTCGACCGCGGGTACTACCCGGATGACGTTGCCAAGGAGACGCAGGAGGACGGCGGTGACCACCGGCTCGAACCGCAGTTCTTCCTGAAGCCGAACACGACCGTGGTCGGGCCGAACGACAGGGTGATCCTGCCGGCGGCCTCGGCCGCGGTGCACGCTGAGGCCGAGCTTGCCATTGTGATCGGCAAGATCGCGAAGAACGTGCCCGTCGAGGGCGCCAGCGACGTGATCTTCGGCTACACGGTCGCCAACGACCTGACCGCCGTCGACCTGATGAAGGGCGACGACCACATTGCCAGGGCGAAGAGCTTCGACGGGTTCTGCCCGATCGGCCCGTACATCGAGACGGAGTTCGAGCCCGACACCGCCGTCGTCACCGGCGCGGTCAACGGTGCGGTCACGCAGAGCGCGGAGATGACGCTGCGGCGCCACTCTCCGGCCGAGATCGTCTCGTTCCTCTCCACCTGTTTCACGCTGCTGCCCGGCGACGTGATCCTGACCGGCGCTCCCGCCAAGTCCTTCGCGGTGCAGCACGGCGACACCGTCACGGTGTCGGTCGACGGCATCGGCTCGCTGAGCAACCCGGTCGCCCGCCTCAGCTAG
- a CDS encoding aminotransferase class V-fold PLP-dependent enzyme, which yields MHSTTLEPTVTLADARALFRGGRGYLGACTMGLPSSDTLTATLIDAERWARGEATVGGYADTVERVRASYAGLVGVGVDRVAIGAQASVFTGMVAAGLPDGSEVLCVDGDFSSMVFPFLGQAHRGLRVRHVPLAELAASVGPNTALVVFSLVQSASGAIADVDAITAAARLHGARTLCDTTQASGWMPVDAALFDATICHSYKWLCAPRGVAFFTVSAAFQCELRPLHTGWYAGEDPLAACYGPTMELAASARRFDASPPGRPGSARSRPSSCSVGSTSTPSGRTRSGSPTRSAPGSASSRAARPSWRGRMPTAPPSAR from the coding sequence ATGCACAGCACGACCCTTGAGCCCACCGTGACCCTCGCCGATGCGCGAGCGCTCTTCCGCGGCGGCCGGGGCTACCTCGGGGCGTGCACGATGGGCCTGCCGTCGAGCGACACCCTCACCGCAACGCTGATCGACGCGGAGCGCTGGGCGCGTGGCGAGGCCACCGTCGGCGGCTACGCCGACACGGTCGAGCGGGTGCGCGCCAGCTATGCCGGGCTCGTCGGGGTGGGCGTCGACCGCGTCGCGATCGGCGCACAGGCCTCCGTGTTCACCGGCATGGTCGCGGCCGGGCTGCCGGACGGCTCAGAGGTGCTCTGCGTCGACGGCGACTTCAGCTCGATGGTGTTCCCCTTCCTCGGCCAGGCTCACCGCGGATTGCGGGTGCGCCACGTTCCGCTGGCCGAACTCGCCGCGAGCGTCGGCCCGAACACCGCCCTCGTCGTGTTCTCGCTGGTGCAATCGGCATCCGGGGCCATCGCCGACGTCGACGCCATCACGGCGGCCGCGCGCCTGCACGGCGCCCGCACGCTCTGCGACACCACCCAGGCGTCCGGCTGGATGCCGGTGGACGCCGCGCTGTTCGACGCCACGATCTGCCACAGCTACAAGTGGCTGTGCGCGCCGCGCGGCGTCGCCTTCTTCACCGTCTCGGCCGCGTTCCAGTGCGAGCTGCGCCCGCTGCACACCGGCTGGTACGCGGGCGAGGACCCACTCGCCGCCTGCTACGGCCCGACCATGGAGCTCGCCGCCAGCGCACGCCGCTTCGACGCCTCCCCGCCTGGCAGGCCTGGGTCGGCGCGGAGCCGGCCATCGAGTTGTTCCGTCGGCTCGACCTCGACGCCGTCCGGGCGCACGCGGTCGGGCTCGCCGACGCGTTCTGCGCCGGGCTCGGCATCGAGCCGCGCGGCCAGGCCATCGTGGCGTGGCCGGATGCCGACGGCGCCGCCCTCGGCGCGCTGA
- the gltX gene encoding glutamate--tRNA ligase, which yields MSDANHPWSTATGSDVRVRFCPSPTGTPHVGMVRTALFNWAYARHTGGKLIFRIEDTDAARDSEESFHQLVDALSWLKLDWDEGVNVGGPHEPYRQSQRTDIYLEVIEKLRAGGHVYESYSNAEEIDARNDAAGRARQHGYDNFDRDLTDEQRAAFRAEGRQPALRLRVPDTDLSFDDLVRGEITFPAGSFTDFVVVRPNGAPLYTLVNPVDDALMQVTHVLRGEDLLSSTPRQIALYHALIDIGVTDFVPLFGHMPYVMGDGNKKLSKRDPESNLFHHRDRGFIPEGLVNYLSLLGWSLSHDRDVFSIAELIAAFDIEDVNPNPARFDLKKAESINGDHIRMLDVVDFAARTVPYLEQAGILTAPLSPSQAAILAEAAPLVQERITLLGEAPGMLGFLFTDAAGLAYDEAALASLPANADEVLAASIDALDRIPAVEWTHEQLQEALSGALIEGLGLKPRIAYGPLRVAVSGRKISPPLFESMQILGKDDTIARLNRLAASLQA from the coding sequence ATGTCTGACGCAAATCACCCCTGGTCCACCGCCACTGGCAGCGACGTCCGCGTGCGCTTCTGCCCCTCGCCCACCGGAACGCCGCACGTCGGCATGGTGCGCACCGCCCTGTTCAATTGGGCTTATGCACGCCACACCGGCGGCAAGCTGATCTTCCGCATCGAAGACACGGATGCCGCCCGCGACAGCGAAGAGAGCTTCCACCAGCTCGTCGACGCGCTCAGCTGGCTGAAGCTCGACTGGGATGAGGGCGTCAACGTCGGCGGCCCGCACGAGCCGTACCGGCAGTCGCAGCGCACCGACATCTACCTTGAAGTGATCGAGAAGCTCAGGGCGGGCGGCCACGTCTACGAGTCGTACTCGAACGCTGAAGAGATCGACGCGCGCAATGATGCCGCCGGCCGCGCCCGCCAGCACGGCTACGACAACTTCGACCGCGACCTCACCGACGAGCAGCGCGCCGCCTTCCGCGCAGAGGGCCGCCAGCCCGCCCTGCGCCTGCGGGTGCCGGACACCGACCTTTCCTTCGACGACCTGGTGCGCGGCGAGATCACGTTCCCCGCCGGCTCCTTCACCGACTTCGTCGTCGTGCGCCCGAACGGCGCCCCGCTGTACACGCTCGTGAACCCGGTCGACGACGCGCTCATGCAGGTGACGCACGTGCTCCGTGGCGAGGACCTGCTCTCCTCCACCCCGCGTCAGATTGCGCTCTACCACGCACTGATCGACATCGGAGTGACCGACTTCGTGCCGCTGTTCGGTCACATGCCCTACGTGATGGGCGACGGAAACAAGAAGCTCTCCAAGCGCGACCCCGAGTCGAACCTGTTCCACCACCGCGACCGCGGCTTCATCCCGGAGGGCCTGGTCAACTACCTGTCCCTGCTCGGCTGGTCGCTCTCGCACGACCGCGACGTGTTCTCCATCGCCGAGCTCATCGCCGCCTTCGACATCGAAGACGTCAACCCGAACCCGGCCCGCTTCGACCTCAAGAAGGCCGAGTCGATCAACGGCGACCACATCCGCATGCTTGACGTCGTCGACTTCGCCGCGCGCACCGTGCCCTACCTCGAGCAGGCCGGCATCCTGACCGCCCCGCTCAGCCCCAGCCAGGCCGCCATCCTGGCCGAGGCTGCGCCGCTCGTGCAGGAACGCATCACCCTGCTCGGTGAGGCACCGGGCATGCTCGGCTTCCTGTTCACGGATGCCGCCGGGCTGGCCTACGACGAGGCGGCACTCGCCTCGCTGCCCGCCAACGCCGACGAGGTGCTCGCCGCCTCCATCGACGCGCTCGATCGTATTCCCGCAGTGGAATGGACGCACGAGCAGCTGCAGGAGGCGCTGAGCGGCGCGCTCATCGAGGGTCTGGGGCTGAAGCCCCGCATCGCCTACGGCCCGCTGCGCGTCGCCGTCTCGGGGCGCAAGATCTCCCCGCCGCTGTTCGAGTCGATGCAGATCCTCGGGAAAGACGACACCATCGCGCGTCTGAACCGCCTGGCCGCCTCGCTGCAGGCCTAG
- a CDS encoding NAD(P)/FAD-dependent oxidoreductase translates to MSDFDVAVIGAGPAGLSAALGLVRSRRTVLLIDSNRPRNAATLRSHGFLTRDGVPPLELRKLGREEFEGYPGATFHAGLVQGVQATPDGFRLSARGIRGASDLEATVGNIVVATGLIEKLPSVPSLRAWYGTDLHSCVECDGYEKRDAALALIGESDDLAERALLISQWSSDLIVFTNGVPAVTEAEQSALARRGVRIERRPIADVVGERGRMTGVLLADGETIPREAGFVRPEWTPAIAYLDGLGVRLDDSGLIAVDALGRTSVPGIYAAGDSTAPGPEQLIIAAGHGAQVAAALNRDLLGPLL, encoded by the coding sequence ATGAGCGATTTCGACGTCGCGGTCATCGGCGCGGGCCCGGCCGGGCTGAGCGCAGCGCTCGGGCTGGTGCGCTCGCGCCGGACCGTGCTGCTGATCGACAGCAACCGGCCGAGGAACGCGGCGACGCTGCGCTCACACGGCTTCCTGACGCGGGACGGCGTGCCGCCGCTCGAGCTGCGCAAGCTCGGCCGAGAAGAGTTCGAGGGGTACCCCGGCGCCACCTTCCACGCCGGGCTGGTGCAGGGCGTCCAGGCGACGCCCGACGGCTTCCGGCTGAGCGCCAGAGGCATCCGCGGTGCGAGCGATCTGGAGGCGACCGTCGGCAACATCGTCGTGGCCACCGGGCTGATCGAGAAGCTGCCCTCGGTGCCGAGCCTGCGCGCCTGGTACGGCACCGACCTGCACAGCTGCGTCGAGTGCGACGGCTACGAGAAGCGCGACGCGGCACTCGCGCTGATCGGTGAGTCCGACGACCTCGCCGAGCGCGCGCTGCTGATCAGCCAGTGGTCGAGTGACCTCATCGTGTTCACCAATGGCGTGCCCGCCGTCACCGAAGCTGAGCAGTCTGCCCTCGCGCGGCGCGGGGTGCGCATCGAGCGGCGGCCCATCGCCGACGTCGTGGGGGAGCGCGGCCGGATGACGGGCGTGCTGCTCGCGGACGGCGAGACGATCCCGCGCGAGGCCGGCTTCGTGCGCCCGGAGTGGACGCCGGCGATCGCCTACCTCGACGGCCTCGGTGTGCGGCTGGACGACTCAGGACTCATCGCCGTTGACGCCCTCGGCCGCACCAGCGTGCCCGGCATCTATGCGGCAGGGGACTCGACCGCGCCCGGCCCGGAGCAGCTCATCATCGCGGCGGGGCACGGCGCCCAGGTGGCCGCGGCTCTGAACCGCGACCTGCTCGGCCCGCTGCTCTGA
- a CDS encoding anaerobic C4-dicarboxylate transporter family protein, whose amino-acid sequence MEIVIVVLQACVVIGAIVLGVRTGGLGLGLWGVVGTVILVFVFHLPPGSIPIDAFFIIIAVITASSAMQAAGGIDYLVSIASKIIQRNPKRLTYVAPLVAFVFTVLSGTSNIFFALIPVIYETSYRNGQRPERALAASTVTSGLGITASPVSAAMAAYLVLMDGTGYGLPQILFITVPAAIVACIAASFVQQRLGKDLLDDPVFLKRVQDGTVEVPAALAERYAAKVGGPVPATGAAGGQSAGGSATGGAATGGSTPGTDAAPPAAKPTVFIEHPVPPGGMTAAMIFVSGTLLIVLLGLFPGLRPAFPDDTGELVPIGMSTIIEMIMFSVALVIILVRRVKPATVVEQPLLKAGFVAAVALFGIAWMADTFISANQETIIEPLGAMIQANPLLLAVALFIVCGLTTSQSATTNTLIPIALAAGLGPGIITAMWPSLIGVWLFPANGSQIAAVETDLTGSTKLTQVPVWHSFTIPMVVSWVAVVAAGLLIQLVVPA is encoded by the coding sequence ATGGAAATCGTGATCGTTGTCTTGCAAGCGTGCGTCGTCATCGGGGCCATCGTGCTCGGAGTCCGCACGGGTGGCCTGGGCCTCGGGCTGTGGGGTGTCGTCGGCACCGTGATCCTGGTGTTCGTCTTCCACCTGCCGCCCGGCTCCATCCCGATCGACGCGTTCTTCATCATCATCGCCGTGATCACGGCGTCGTCGGCGATGCAAGCCGCGGGCGGCATCGACTACCTCGTGTCGATCGCGTCGAAGATCATCCAGCGCAACCCGAAGCGACTGACCTACGTCGCGCCCTTGGTCGCGTTCGTCTTCACCGTGCTCTCCGGAACGTCGAACATCTTCTTCGCCCTCATCCCGGTGATCTACGAGACCTCCTACCGCAACGGCCAACGCCCGGAACGGGCCCTCGCCGCCTCAACCGTCACCTCCGGACTGGGCATCACGGCAAGCCCGGTGTCGGCGGCCATGGCCGCCTACCTCGTGCTCATGGACGGCACCGGCTACGGACTGCCGCAGATCCTGTTCATCACCGTTCCGGCCGCCATCGTCGCCTGCATCGCCGCGTCGTTCGTGCAGCAGCGACTCGGCAAGGATCTGCTCGACGACCCGGTGTTCCTGAAGCGGGTCCAAGACGGCACGGTCGAGGTTCCCGCCGCGCTGGCTGAGCGGTATGCGGCGAAAGTCGGCGGTCCGGTGCCGGCCACCGGCGCCGCCGGCGGGCAGAGCGCTGGCGGCTCGGCTACCGGCGGCGCGGCTACCGGAGGCTCGACACCCGGCACCGATGCTGCACCGCCCGCGGCCAAGCCGACCGTGTTCATCGAGCACCCGGTTCCGCCGGGCGGCATGACCGCCGCGATGATCTTCGTCTCCGGCACCCTGCTGATCGTGCTGCTCGGCCTGTTCCCCGGCCTCCGCCCGGCGTTCCCGGACGACACGGGCGAACTCGTGCCGATCGGCATGTCGACGATCATCGAGATGATCATGTTCTCGGTGGCCCTCGTCATCATCCTGGTGCGGCGGGTGAAGCCGGCCACCGTCGTCGAGCAGCCGCTGTTGAAGGCCGGATTCGTCGCCGCCGTCGCCCTGTTCGGTATCGCGTGGATGGCCGACACGTTTATCTCGGCGAACCAGGAGACGATCATCGAACCGCTCGGCGCGATGATCCAGGCGAACCCACTGCTGCTGGCGGTCGCCCTGTTCATCGTTTGTGGTCTGACGACCAGCCAGTCGGCGACCACGAACACGCTGATCCCGATCGCGCTGGCCGCTGGCCTCGGGCCGGGCATCATCACGGCGATGTGGCCGTCCCTGATCGGTGTCTGGCTGTTCCCCGCGAACGGCTCGCAGATCGCCGCCGTCGAGACCGACCTCACCGGGTCGACCAAGCTGACTCAGGTGCCCGTCTGGCACTCGTTCACCATCCCGATGGTGGTGTCGTGGGTCGCGGTCGTCGCAGCCGGGCTCCTGATCCAGCTCGTCGTGCCCGCCTGA
- a CDS encoding M20/M25/M40 family metallo-hydrolase, with product MSDPRRISAAAAELMPEVLERLERLVRIPSIAFPGFDPEPVHAMGAAVVALFEDAGVSGVTLLDVPDGYPCVYADIPGPAGSPTVLLYAHYDVQPAPPSQNWSSEPFEPVTKADGRIYGRGAADDKSGLVIHYGTLKLLGAELPCNLKILVEGEEETISHLEAFVEANPELFAADAYVIADIGPQRVGRPGLTTALRGDVACTVTVRTLANPVHSGMFGGAAPDALTAMIRILDTLHDENGDTVIAGVDSGSWGGAAMEEDVYREGSAILPDVQYLGTGSLSDRIWAKPSVTVLGMDLPNTAEASNVLLPEVTAKLSMRIVPGSDGDAQLEALMAHLRAQRPWNCQVEVEKVKVGHAFAVDESHPAIVAASTALAEAYGVPVEAIGSGASIPLVASLQKVAPAGAIVLWGAEDTAQSRIHASDESVDPGEIERMIAAQTLFILNLAEAGRG from the coding sequence ATGTCCGATCCCCGCCGCATCTCCGCCGCCGCTGCCGAACTCATGCCCGAGGTGCTTGAGCGTCTCGAGCGCCTCGTGCGGATCCCGTCCATCGCCTTCCCCGGCTTCGACCCCGAACCGGTGCACGCAATGGGGGCGGCCGTCGTGGCGTTGTTCGAGGATGCCGGAGTGAGCGGTGTCACGCTCCTCGACGTGCCCGACGGCTATCCGTGCGTCTACGCCGACATCCCGGGGCCGGCGGGATCGCCCACTGTGCTGCTGTACGCGCACTACGACGTGCAGCCGGCGCCGCCGAGCCAGAACTGGTCGAGCGAGCCGTTCGAGCCCGTCACGAAGGCTGACGGCCGCATCTACGGCCGCGGCGCGGCCGACGACAAGTCCGGCCTGGTCATCCACTACGGCACGCTCAAGCTGCTCGGGGCCGAGCTGCCCTGCAACCTGAAGATCCTGGTCGAGGGGGAGGAGGAGACGATCTCGCACCTGGAGGCGTTCGTCGAGGCCAACCCAGAATTGTTCGCGGCAGACGCCTACGTCATCGCCGACATCGGCCCGCAGCGGGTCGGACGCCCCGGCCTGACCACCGCGCTCCGCGGAGACGTCGCCTGCACCGTCACGGTGCGCACCCTCGCCAACCCGGTGCACTCCGGCATGTTCGGCGGTGCGGCCCCCGACGCCCTGACCGCCATGATCCGCATCCTCGACACCTTGCACGACGAGAACGGCGACACCGTCATCGCCGGGGTCGACAGTGGCAGCTGGGGCGGTGCGGCCATGGAGGAGGACGTCTACCGGGAGGGGTCGGCGATCCTGCCCGACGTGCAGTACCTGGGCACGGGGTCCCTCTCAGACCGGATCTGGGCCAAGCCGTCTGTGACGGTGCTCGGCATGGACCTGCCGAACACGGCTGAGGCCTCGAATGTGCTGCTGCCGGAGGTCACGGCGAAGCTGTCGATGCGCATCGTCCCCGGCTCGGACGGCGACGCCCAGTTGGAGGCGCTGATGGCGCACCTGCGCGCACAGCGGCCCTGGAACTGCCAGGTCGAGGTGGAGAAGGTGAAGGTCGGCCATGCGTTCGCCGTTGACGAGTCGCACCCGGCCATCGTCGCGGCCTCCACCGCTCTCGCCGAGGCCTACGGCGTGCCCGTCGAGGCGATCGGCAGTGGGGCGTCGATCCCGCTCGTTGCCTCGCTGCAGAAGGTGGCACCGGCCGGAGCGATCGTGCTGTGGGGCGCGGAGGACACCGCGCAGTCGCGCATCCACGCCTCCGACGAGTCCGTCGACCCCGGCGAGATCGAGCGCATGATCGCCGCCCAGACGTTGTTCATCCTCAATCTCGCCGAGGCCGGCCGCGGCTGA
- a CDS encoding APC family permease produces the protein MTAPAGEKRMTVIQATFIGVGSMVGAGIFALLGAAGAVAGPAVWVSFLFAGAIAGLQGYSFAKLGATYPSGGGMLTFLSRGLGEGHLTGIGSWLFFTAGSIVVAMIASTFGSYASSVVADDDVFWAKVLAVGLVLVMTGLNTVGPAAVARVQSVIVIVVLGILVVFAAVTIATWNPALLAPSGYPPLQEIVASVALTFFAFLGFGVITFTAKDLPNPSRQLPKAIYLAIAIATTIYVAVSLGVFGTLTAEQVVDYGSTALAEAAKPVLGQAGYVLMVITALFSTTGAVNAGLYPSIGMTAHLASVGQFPPVFGRSVGRFPVGLLVMAGLAITLVIGFDVNKIASIGSAVALLVFSAVTVAHFRLFRVTGANIVVLVVALIVTLGTFVVFCTTTLAAEPSSALALVGIIALSIIIDLVWKARARRSAAEKNT, from the coding sequence GTGACTGCTCCAGCGGGCGAGAAACGGATGACCGTCATCCAGGCGACCTTCATCGGGGTCGGCTCGATGGTCGGTGCCGGGATCTTCGCGCTGCTCGGCGCTGCGGGGGCCGTGGCCGGGCCGGCCGTCTGGGTTTCGTTCCTCTTCGCGGGGGCGATCGCCGGGCTGCAGGGATACTCCTTCGCCAAGTTGGGCGCCACATACCCGTCAGGCGGCGGCATGCTCACGTTCCTCTCCCGCGGGCTCGGCGAGGGGCACCTGACCGGCATTGGCTCCTGGCTGTTCTTCACAGCGGGGTCCATCGTCGTCGCCATGATCGCGTCGACGTTCGGCAGCTATGCCAGCTCGGTCGTCGCCGACGACGATGTGTTCTGGGCGAAGGTGCTCGCCGTGGGGCTGGTCCTGGTGATGACGGGGCTGAACACGGTCGGGCCGGCCGCCGTCGCGCGCGTGCAGTCGGTCATCGTGATCGTGGTCCTGGGCATCCTGGTCGTCTTCGCCGCCGTGACCATCGCCACCTGGAACCCGGCACTGCTCGCCCCGTCCGGGTACCCTCCGCTGCAGGAGATCGTGGCGAGCGTCGCGCTCACCTTCTTCGCCTTCCTCGGATTCGGCGTGATCACCTTCACCGCCAAAGACCTCCCCAACCCGTCGCGCCAGCTGCCCAAGGCCATCTATCTCGCCATCGCGATCGCCACGACCATCTACGTTGCCGTCTCACTCGGCGTCTTCGGCACCCTCACCGCCGAGCAGGTCGTCGACTACGGCAGCACCGCGCTCGCCGAGGCGGCCAAACCGGTGCTCGGCCAGGCCGGGTACGTGCTCATGGTGATCACGGCACTCTTCTCGACGACCGGGGCCGTCAACGCCGGGCTCTACCCGTCGATCGGGATGACGGCCCACCTGGCATCGGTCGGCCAGTTCCCGCCCGTCTTCGGCCGGTCCGTCGGGCGGTTCCCCGTCGGACTGCTCGTCATGGCCGGCCTCGCGATCACACTCGTCATCGGCTTCGACGTGAACAAGATCGCCTCCATCGGCAGTGCCGTCGCGCTGTTGGTCTTCTCCGCCGTCACGGTCGCGCACTTCCGGCTGTTCCGCGTCACGGGCGCCAACATCGTCGTGCTGGTTGTCGCCCTCATCGTGACCCTGGGCACGTTTGTGGTGTTCTGCACGACGACCCTGGCCGCCGAGCCGAGCAGCGCACTGGCGCTCGTCGGGATCATCGCCCTCTCGATCATCATCGACCTCGTTTGGAAGGCGCGCGCCCGTCGTTCAGCGGCCGAAAAAAATACTTGA